A part of Streptomyces sp. NBC_01210 genomic DNA contains:
- a CDS encoding chaplin codes for MKTAKKAALVLVTAGLAAGAASGSAFADSKASGSANESPGVVSGNLAQVPVHVPVNVAGNTVNVVGLLNPAAGNDASNG; via the coding sequence ATGAAGACTGCCAAGAAGGCCGCCCTGGTGCTGGTCACCGCTGGTCTCGCCGCCGGTGCCGCCTCCGGTTCCGCGTTCGCCGACTCCAAGGCGAGCGGCTCCGCCAACGAATCGCCGGGTGTGGTCTCCGGCAACCTGGCCCAGGTTCCGGTGCACGTCCCGGTGAACGTCGCGGGCAACACCGTCAACGTGGTCGGCCTCCTCAACCCGGCCGCCGGCAACGACGCCTCCAACGGCTGA
- a CDS encoding maleylpyruvate isomerase family mycothiol-dependent enzyme has product MSLLSHDRHCDEIVAQTELLRSTIEDADLTVPVPSCPGWNTGQLLRHLGGGHRWAEAIVRTRAASPLSDEHFRDLSAYTDEDPAVLGPWLAEGAARLADTLRAAGPDAELWTPVPGETAKFYARRFAHETVIHRADATLAAGAEFTLDEEVGIDALDEWMELGSLPQVFEYHPEQRELLGPGRTLHFHATDTAPEAAAEWLVDLTGDAIAWRRTHEKAAVAVRGSLTDLLLVVYRRRQARADGIEILGDGTLLDFWLERVGFG; this is encoded by the coding sequence ATGAGCCTTCTGAGCCATGACCGCCACTGCGACGAAATCGTCGCGCAGACCGAGCTGTTGAGGTCCACCATCGAGGACGCGGACCTGACCGTCCCCGTGCCCTCCTGCCCGGGCTGGAACACCGGCCAGCTGCTGCGGCATCTCGGCGGGGGCCACCGCTGGGCCGAGGCGATCGTACGGACCCGGGCGGCGTCCCCCCTTTCCGACGAACACTTCCGCGACCTCTCCGCGTACACCGACGAGGACCCGGCCGTACTCGGCCCCTGGCTCGCCGAGGGCGCCGCGCGGCTGGCGGACACACTGCGCGCCGCCGGGCCCGACGCGGAGCTGTGGACGCCGGTCCCCGGAGAGACGGCGAAGTTCTATGCCCGCCGCTTTGCGCACGAGACGGTCATCCACCGGGCCGACGCGACCTTGGCCGCCGGCGCGGAGTTCACCCTCGACGAAGAGGTCGGTATTGACGCCCTGGACGAGTGGATGGAGCTCGGCTCGCTGCCACAGGTCTTCGAGTACCACCCCGAGCAGCGCGAGCTCCTCGGCCCCGGCCGCACCCTCCACTTCCACGCCACGGACACCGCGCCGGAGGCGGCGGCGGAGTGGCTGGTGGACCTCACCGGCGACGCGATCGCCTGGCGCCGCACGCACGAGAAGGCCGCGGTGGCGGTGCGCGGCTCGCTGACCGACCTGCTGCTGGTCGTGTACCGCAGACGGCAGGCCCGCGCCGACGGCATCGAGATCCTCGGCGACGGGACGCTGCTCGACTTCTGGCTGGAGCGGGTCGGCTTCGGCTGA
- a CDS encoding chaplin — MKHTKAAVVVAGIVMAMGSAAPAMADSGADGTAKDSPGVVSGNVIQVPVHVPVNVCGNTISVIGLLNPAMGNSCSND; from the coding sequence ATGAAGCACACGAAGGCTGCAGTGGTTGTCGCCGGCATCGTCATGGCCATGGGCAGCGCTGCCCCCGCCATGGCGGACTCGGGCGCCGATGGTACCGCCAAGGACTCCCCCGGCGTCGTGTCGGGCAACGTCATCCAGGTTCCGGTTCACGTGCCGGTCAACGTCTGCGGCAACACCATCAGCGTGATCGGCCTGCTGAACCCGGCCATGGGCAACTCCTGCTCCAACGACTGA
- a CDS encoding DUF4360 domain-containing protein, whose amino-acid sequence MSRALLAGGATAAILASLLASQNASAVSIAPPDKITIDIATVNGSGCRPGSAAVAVSEDNTAFTVTYSEYLAKVGVGANPTDFRKNCQLNLVVHVPQGFTYAIASADYRGFASLQSGATAMQKASYYFQGSPDTAARNHPFRGPLDDNWNATDSTEWGQLVWAACGVKRNFNINTEVRVNAGTSDPKKTTSFMTMDSTDGAINTIYRLAWKECDEP is encoded by the coding sequence ATGTCCCGTGCACTTTTAGCGGGTGGCGCGACAGCGGCAATTCTCGCTTCGTTGCTGGCCTCTCAGAACGCTTCCGCCGTTAGCATCGCGCCCCCCGACAAAATCACGATCGACATCGCGACAGTCAACGGATCGGGCTGTCGCCCGGGATCCGCCGCGGTCGCCGTGTCCGAGGACAACACCGCCTTCACCGTGACCTACAGCGAGTACCTCGCGAAGGTGGGCGTGGGTGCGAACCCGACCGACTTCCGGAAGAACTGCCAGCTCAACCTGGTCGTGCATGTCCCACAGGGCTTCACGTACGCGATCGCCAGCGCCGACTACCGCGGCTTCGCGAGCCTGCAGTCCGGCGCCACCGCGATGCAGAAGGCGTCGTACTACTTCCAGGGCTCGCCGGACACAGCGGCCAGAAATCACCCCTTCCGGGGCCCTCTCGACGACAACTGGAATGCGACCGACTCCACGGAATGGGGGCAGTTGGTCTGGGCGGCGTGCGGCGTGAAGCGCAACTTCAACATCAACACTGAAGTGCGGGTCAACGCGGGGACATCGGATCCGAAGAAGACGACCAGCTTCATGACCATGGACTCGACGGACGGTGCCATCAACACCATCTACCGGCTGGCCTGGAAGGAGTGCGACGAGCCCTGA
- a CDS encoding translation factor GTPase family protein: MRTLNLGILAHVDAGKTSLTERLLHSAGVIDEIGRVDDGNTQTDSLALERQRGITIKSAVVSFAIDDVTVNLIDTPGHPDFIAEVERVLSVLDGAVLVVSAVEGVQAQTRVLMRTLRRLRIPTLIFVNKIDRSGAHDGRVLRSISEKLTPAVIPMGSVGGLGTHDAHYVPYTAADTGFTSGLVDLLADHSDAFLTAYVDDETAVGYGQLRGELASQTRQALVHPVFFGSAVTGAGVDSLIAGVRELLPATEGDADGPVSGTVFKVERGSAGEKIAYVRMFSGAVRTRDRLRFRGDDEGRVTAISVFDRGSAVRRASVGAGQIGKLWGLGAVRIGDAIGVSRTPARTPGPASASAPAPAPAPAPAPAGQHFAPPTLETVIVPCRPADKGALHLALTQLAEQDPLINLRQDDMRREVSVSLYGEVQKEVIQATLADDFGIGVTFRETTTICMERPIGTGTAVELIDKEPNPFLATVGLRIDPAPAGSGVEFRLEVELGSMPFSLMKAVEDTVKETLYQGIYGWEVTDCTVTMTHSGYWPRQSHAHGTFDKSMSSTAGDFRNLTPLVLMSALQEAGTRVYEPVHRFHLEVPADTFGPVLPVLARLRAVPQAPAMRGPSYVVEGEIPAAGVHELEQQLPALTRGEGVLECAFDRYQPVSGTIPTRRRTDHDPLNRREYLLRVVRRVGGRREDT; the protein is encoded by the coding sequence GTGCGAACGTTGAACTTGGGAATTCTGGCGCATGTCGACGCCGGTAAGACGAGCCTGACCGAGCGGCTGCTCCACTCCGCCGGTGTCATCGACGAGATCGGCCGCGTCGATGACGGCAATACGCAGACCGATTCCCTGGCGCTGGAACGGCAACGCGGCATTACGATCAAGTCCGCCGTCGTGTCGTTCGCCATCGATGACGTCACGGTCAATCTGATCGACACACCCGGTCACCCGGATTTCATCGCCGAGGTGGAACGGGTGCTGAGCGTGCTCGACGGTGCCGTACTGGTCGTCTCCGCCGTGGAGGGCGTACAGGCGCAGACCCGCGTACTGATGCGGACACTGCGGCGCCTGCGCATTCCCACGCTCATCTTCGTGAACAAGATCGACCGCAGTGGTGCACACGACGGACGCGTACTGCGGAGCATCTCCGAGAAGCTGACCCCGGCGGTCATCCCGATGGGATCCGTCGGCGGACTGGGCACCCACGACGCGCACTACGTGCCATACACCGCCGCCGACACCGGCTTCACTTCCGGGCTGGTCGATCTGCTCGCCGACCACAGCGATGCGTTTCTGACCGCGTACGTCGACGACGAGACGGCGGTCGGCTACGGACAACTCCGCGGCGAGCTGGCGTCGCAGACCCGGCAGGCTCTGGTGCATCCGGTGTTCTTCGGTTCGGCGGTCACAGGCGCGGGCGTGGATTCGCTGATCGCCGGTGTCAGGGAGCTGCTGCCCGCGACCGAAGGCGACGCCGACGGCCCGGTTTCGGGAACAGTCTTCAAGGTCGAACGCGGTTCGGCCGGCGAGAAGATCGCGTACGTCCGCATGTTCTCGGGAGCGGTGCGCACGCGGGACCGGCTGCGCTTCCGCGGGGACGACGAGGGGAGGGTCACCGCGATCAGCGTTTTCGACCGCGGCTCGGCCGTCCGGCGCGCGTCGGTCGGCGCAGGGCAGATCGGAAAGCTGTGGGGTCTCGGCGCTGTCCGGATCGGCGACGCGATCGGCGTCTCGCGAACCCCGGCCCGGACCCCGGGCCCGGCTTCGGCTTCGGCTCCGGCTCCGGCTCCGGCTCCGGCTCCGGCTCCGGCGGGTCAGCATTTCGCCCCGCCGACCCTGGAAACCGTCATCGTCCCCTGCCGCCCCGCCGACAAAGGCGCGTTGCACCTCGCGCTCACCCAACTCGCCGAGCAGGACCCGCTGATCAATCTGCGGCAGGACGATATGCGGCGGGAGGTCTCCGTCTCGCTCTATGGCGAGGTCCAGAAGGAGGTCATCCAGGCAACGCTGGCGGACGACTTCGGTATCGGCGTCACCTTCCGCGAGACGACGACCATCTGCATGGAACGGCCGATCGGCACCGGCACGGCGGTCGAGCTCATCGACAAGGAGCCCAATCCGTTTCTCGCGACCGTCGGTCTGCGCATCGATCCGGCGCCGGCCGGCAGCGGTGTCGAATTCCGGCTTGAGGTCGAGCTCGGGTCGATGCCGTTCTCGCTCATGAAGGCGGTGGAGGACACCGTGAAAGAGACGCTGTACCAAGGGATTTACGGATGGGAGGTCACCGACTGCACGGTCACGATGACGCACTCCGGATACTGGCCGCGGCAGAGCCATGCCCACGGCACCTTCGACAAGAGCATGTCGAGCACGGCCGGGGACTTCCGCAATCTGACACCGCTGGTTCTGATGAGCGCGCTCCAGGAGGCGGGCACCAGGGTGTACGAGCCGGTGCACCGCTTCCACCTCGAGGTCCCTGCGGACACGTTCGGACCGGTCCTGCCCGTACTGGCCCGGCTGCGTGCCGTGCCACAAGCACCGGCGATGCGGGGTCCGTCGTACGTGGTGGAGGGCGAGATCCCGGCGGCCGGGGTGCACGAGCTGGAGCAACAACTACCAGCGCTGACACGCGGCGAGGGCGTGCTGGAATGCGCCTTCGACCGGTACCAGCCCGTCTCCGGGACAATCCCGACCCGTCGGCGGACCGACCACGATCCGCTCAACCGCCGGGAGTACCTGCTGCGCGTGGTACGGCGGGTCGGCGGGCGTCGGGAGGACACGTGA
- a CDS encoding glycosyltransferase, with protein sequence MLQRSWSEKNQLTVFHLVLARVVTDLVRAQVAEGFRTVVACPPGGTLASDAAAAGARVYTWAAAGAPGLQLVREVLTAAGLIRRSSPHLVHAHSAKAGLAARLAVRGRVPTVFQPHAWSFDAVEGRAAELALKWERYATRWTTRTLCVSETERRAGEQAGIAARWAVVRMGIDLRHFSPDDTVSSASARAALPQLNHIPATAPLVVCVGPLCRQKGQDILLKAWPQMSAAVPDARLVLVGDGVDREALMRLAPPGVVFAGVCRDTRAWFRAADVAVLPSRWEGVALAPLEAMACGLPVVLSDVGGAGESLPPGHEAFGLVPPEDPPALAAALTTLLTAPELRRSLGRQARTHTRATYDVRETAAAVSGLYQELLHHLLPHQELLGSPRPRTRKRTR encoded by the coding sequence GTGCTGCAGAGAAGTTGGAGCGAGAAGAACCAACTGACGGTTTTTCACCTGGTGCTTGCACGCGTCGTCACCGACCTGGTCAGGGCGCAGGTCGCCGAAGGCTTCCGAACTGTCGTGGCCTGCCCGCCCGGCGGGACGCTCGCGTCGGATGCCGCGGCGGCCGGAGCCCGGGTGTACACCTGGGCCGCCGCGGGCGCACCGGGCCTCCAGCTGGTCAGGGAAGTCCTGACCGCAGCCGGCCTCATCCGCCGCAGCAGCCCCCATCTCGTGCACGCGCACAGCGCCAAGGCAGGGCTCGCCGCCCGCCTCGCCGTACGCGGACGTGTTCCGACCGTCTTCCAGCCGCACGCCTGGTCCTTCGACGCGGTGGAAGGGCGCGCCGCCGAACTGGCGCTGAAGTGGGAGCGGTACGCGACCCGTTGGACCACCCGGACCCTGTGCGTCAGCGAGACCGAGCGGAGGGCCGGGGAGCAGGCCGGAATCGCCGCCCGCTGGGCCGTTGTCCGTATGGGCATCGACCTGCGCCACTTCAGCCCCGACGACACGGTGAGCAGCGCATCCGCGCGGGCCGCGCTGCCGCAGCTGAACCACATCCCGGCCACCGCGCCCCTGGTGGTCTGCGTCGGCCCGCTCTGCCGGCAGAAAGGCCAGGACATCCTGCTGAAAGCCTGGCCGCAGATGAGCGCGGCCGTGCCCGACGCGCGTCTGGTGCTGGTCGGGGACGGGGTCGACCGGGAAGCACTGATGCGACTCGCCCCGCCCGGCGTGGTGTTCGCCGGGGTGTGCCGGGACACCAGAGCTTGGTTCCGCGCGGCGGACGTCGCCGTGCTCCCCTCCCGCTGGGAGGGCGTGGCGCTCGCCCCGCTGGAGGCGATGGCCTGCGGCCTTCCTGTTGTGCTGTCCGACGTCGGCGGGGCCGGCGAGAGTCTGCCGCCCGGCCACGAAGCCTTCGGACTCGTACCCCCGGAGGACCCGCCGGCCCTCGCGGCGGCGCTCACGACGCTGCTCACCGCGCCGGAACTGCGGCGATCGCTGGGCCGCCAGGCCCGGACCCACACAAGGGCGACATACGACGTGCGGGAGACCGCCGCAGCGGTCTCCGGCCTCTACCAGGAACTGCTGCACCACCTACTCCCGCATCAGGAACTGCTGGGCTCGCCCCGACCCAGGACGAGGAAGCGCACCCGGTGA